From the genome of Hyperolius riggenbachi isolate aHypRig1 chromosome 9, aHypRig1.pri, whole genome shotgun sequence, one region includes:
- the LOC137532830 gene encoding uncharacterized protein yields MQMRFLSESALPGQSVLPVVLLCMRDCREGLCKMSGTWFTTENLIIKIQNSPELYDKTLPGHKDHQRLHDIWRNIAHEFLGEKWEKLSPKTQEAKVGLLRKRWKSVRDSYKKELEKQYQESKSGCGSSQRTRYKFCGILEFMRKHHESAETEDSLPPDPDPEEAEIDAGHNTSSDLEVDDLTPQDGDTATLDESDSTTADQTQPSTLTTRPRTTHRSSRGVRASTQGRRIARGMSRAEYDHKLITSIEKAVDHMEKREEEIKQLKEPCTQYLLSLVPLLQKVPPDKQWAARHAISETLGKFLQTQSQAEENSSNYVTQQHMPHATPQYHSYPQPSYQSHRMYDPPSYPPMHMATRPYGQQPHYPMTGPMRFEQANRYQRSDTPVYTDLSAQTQPQTTSESATQAFIHDTGSMSDYLAQHE; encoded by the exons ATGCAGATGCGttttttgtcagaatctgctcttccaggtcaaagtgtacttcctgttGTTCTGCTTtgcatgagggattgcagagaagGTTTGTGCAAGATGTCTGGCACGTGGTTTACCACAGAAAATTTAATAATTAAAATACAGAATAGTCCAGAGCTGTATGACAAGACATTGCCTGGACACAAAGATCATCAAAGGCTGCATGACATCTGGAGAAACATTGCCCATGAGTTCCTGGgtgaaaaatgggaaaaattgtCACCAAAGACTCAAGAAGCAAAAG TTGGTCTCCTGCGCAAAAGATGGAAGTCTGTGCGAGACAGTTATAAAAAGGAGCTGGAGAAACAATATCAAGAATCTAAAAGTGGGTGTGGAAGTTCCCAAAGAACAAGATATAAATTCTGTGGGATTCTGGAATTTATGAGAAAACATCATGAGTCGGCTGA AACTGAAGATAGCCTGCCACCTGATCCTGATCCTGAGGAGGCGGAAATAGATGCAGGCCACAACACTAGCAGTGATCTGGAAGTGGATGATTTAACTCCACAGGATGGTGACACAGCTACACTGGATGAGAGTGACTCAACAACTGCTGATCAAACACAACCCAGTACACTAACTACTAGGCCACGCACAACTCACAGATCTAGTAGAGGTGTGAGGGCATCAACCCAAGGCAGGAGAATAgcaagaggtatgagcagggctgaatatgATCACAAGCTCATTACTTCTATTGAAAAGGCTGTGGATCatatggagaagcgagaggaggaaATCAAACAATTAAAAGAGCCATGCACCCAGTATCTGCTAAGTTTAGTGCCATTGTTACAGAAAGTGCCACCAGATAAGCAATGGGCAGCCAGACATGCCATATCTGAGACCCTGGGCAAATTTTTGCAAACTCAGAGCCAGGCAGAAGAAAATAGCTCCAACTATGTCACTCAACAACACATGCCTCATGCCACTCCTCAGTATCATTCATACCCACAACCATCTTACCAGAGTCACCGTATGTATGACCCACCTAGTTACCCACCTATGCATATGGCAACCCGGCCATATGGGCAGCAGCCACATTATCCTATGACAGGACCTATGCGTTTTGAGCAAGCTAATAGGTATCAAAGATCAGACACTCCAGTGTACACTGATTTATCAGCTCAGACCCAGCCACAAACTACTTCAGAATCAGCTACACAAGCTTTCATTCATGACACTGGAAGCATGTCTGATTATCTTGCACAACATGAGTAG